In a single window of the Arcobacter sp. CECT 8986 genome:
- a CDS encoding peptidylprolyl isomerase, with protein sequence MKKLLGILLLSTTMSFANLVDAVALVVNDEPITLYDIDKRMVETNLTKKQAVGSLIDEILYKQLIKEKNITVDSLDINNYMEKIAASNGMDLYTFKSVVRQKYPNYKAYEDQIKKRIEREKLIGKLVRGNLKIATEDDLKIYYENNKNQFSMAKEIEVVQYVSKNKEALISTMKNPIATSSEITQSKITLKQKDLNSQMRYLLNDTKINQFTPIFTANNQYVSLLVTKKSGVDAIAFDDVKNKIFAVVMQQREQNFLKEYFEKLKLTANIKVVR encoded by the coding sequence ATGAAAAAGCTATTAGGAATACTTTTACTATCAACAACTATGAGTTTTGCAAACTTAGTTGACGCAGTTGCTTTAGTTGTAAACGATGAACCAATAACTCTTTATGATATAGATAAGAGAATGGTTGAAACAAATTTAACTAAGAAACAAGCAGTAGGTTCATTAATTGATGAAATCTTATATAAACAGTTAATCAAAGAAAAAAATATAACTGTTGATTCATTAGATATTAATAATTATATGGAAAAAATCGCAGCTTCTAATGGTATGGATTTATATACTTTTAAATCTGTAGTAAGACAAAAATACCCAAATTATAAAGCTTACGAAGATCAAATCAAAAAAAGAATCGAAAGAGAAAAGTTAATAGGTAAACTTGTAAGAGGAAACCTAAAAATTGCAACAGAAGATGATTTAAAAATCTATTATGAAAATAATAAAAATCAATTTTCAATGGCAAAAGAGATTGAAGTAGTTCAATATGTTTCAAAAAATAAAGAGGCATTAATCTCTACAATGAAAAACCCAATAGCTACAAGTAGTGAAATAACACAATCAAAAATTACATTAAAACAAAAAGATTTAAACTCTCAAATGAGATATCTTTTAAATGATACAAAAATCAATCAATTTACTCCAATCTTTACTGCTAATAATCAATATGTTTCTTTATTAGTAACTAAAAAAAGTGGTGTAGATGCAATTGCTTTTGATGATGTAAAAAATAAAATTTTTGCAGTAGTAATGCAACAAAGAGAACAAAATTTCTTAAAAGAGTATTTTGAGAAGTTAAAATTGACTGCAAATATAAAAGTTGTAAGATAA
- a CDS encoding FAD-binding and (Fe-S)-binding domain-containing protein: MLPHKYQEFYNDIIKKIPEKIIFTDDLHTLAYGTDASFYRLIPKMVIRAENAQQVKDILQLAYSMEISVTFRAAGTSLSGQAISDSILVVTSRNWTDFKVSEDKSYVSLAPALTGAQANNILSPYGKKIGPDPASINAAMIGGIAANNASGMCCGVAQNSYKTLKSMKLIFSDGTELDTADEKSKESFKNTHKEFLQNLKSYAKSIKDDEKVSKKIKEKFKMKNTTGYSLNALVDFEDEFEILQHLIIGSEGTLAFIKEVTYYTVEDYKDKASALVYFKDVNEACNAVTKLKLAKQHGDIVVDAVELMDRAGLASIEDDPSMPEYLKDFDKDVTALLIETRAKNPQDLDVQIKQIEESLEEFSLVRDLYFTKDVKEYTQYWKIRKGLFPAVGAVRNIGTSVIIEDIAFPIEHMAEATLKLQELFQKHNYTEALIFGHALEGNLHFVFTQDFSTQEEIKRYDEFMYDVTQLVAVNYQGSLKAEHGTGRNMAAFVELEWGETAYNMMKNIKKLFDPNGILNPGVIINEDKESHIKNLKPLPATNDLVDKCIECGFCEPVCPSNVLTLTPRQRIVINREISRLNEVNETKKAQDLKDLYQYDGMETCATCSLCSTACPVGIDTGSLTKYLRHEQVTPTQDKVANLITNNFSGTLSSMRFGLKAANLTHSILGTSMMKSLTSGLRKVSNNKIPRWSENLPKGISVNTRIEQKASNLKVVYFPSCLNRTMGLSSASKEEKELFDVTVELLNKAGYEIIFPKKIESLCCGMPFSSKGFTSQANTKSKQLEEALLEASNNAEFPVLCDTSPCVKKMVESFKSELKVYEPIEFALEYLVDKLEIEKIDEPIAIHSTCSTRKMGLHEKFVELGNICSTKVIVPADITCCGFAGDRGFNYPELNQSALRNLPNSIKEAKYAFSTSKTCEIGLSEYSGKDYNSIFYLLNRCSSAK; the protein is encoded by the coding sequence ATGTTACCGCATAAATATCAAGAATTTTATAATGATATAATTAAAAAAATACCAGAAAAAATCATATTTACTGATGATTTACATACATTAGCATACGGAACAGATGCCTCTTTTTATAGATTAATTCCAAAGATGGTAATTAGAGCAGAAAATGCTCAACAAGTTAAAGATATTCTTCAATTAGCTTACTCAATGGAAATTAGTGTTACTTTTAGAGCAGCTGGAACTTCACTTTCAGGACAAGCAATAAGTGATTCTATTTTAGTGGTTACTTCAAGAAACTGGACTGATTTTAAAGTTTCTGAAGATAAAAGTTATGTTTCATTAGCTCCTGCTTTAACTGGTGCTCAAGCAAATAATATTTTATCTCCATATGGCAAAAAAATAGGTCCAGACCCAGCAAGTATTAATGCAGCTATGATTGGTGGAATTGCAGCAAATAATGCTTCAGGAATGTGTTGTGGAGTTGCTCAAAACTCATATAAAACATTAAAATCTATGAAACTTATTTTTAGTGATGGAACTGAACTTGATACAGCAGATGAAAAGAGTAAAGAGAGTTTTAAAAACACACATAAAGAGTTTTTACAAAATCTTAAATCTTATGCAAAAAGTATAAAAGATGATGAAAAAGTAAGTAAAAAAATAAAAGAAAAATTCAAAATGAAAAATACGACAGGTTATAGTCTTAATGCACTTGTTGATTTTGAAGATGAATTTGAGATACTTCAACACTTAATTATAGGTAGTGAAGGTACTTTAGCTTTTATAAAAGAAGTAACTTATTATACAGTTGAAGATTATAAAGATAAAGCTAGTGCTTTAGTATACTTCAAAGATGTAAATGAAGCATGTAATGCAGTTACAAAACTAAAATTAGCAAAACAACATGGTGATATTGTTGTAGATGCGGTTGAACTTATGGATAGAGCAGGGTTAGCAAGTATTGAAGATGACCCAAGTATGCCAGAATACTTAAAAGATTTTGATAAAGATGTAACTGCATTATTAATTGAAACTAGAGCAAAAAATCCACAAGATTTAGATGTTCAAATTAAACAAATTGAAGAGTCTTTAGAAGAGTTCTCTTTAGTAAGAGATTTATACTTTACAAAAGATGTGAAAGAGTATACACAATACTGGAAAATTAGAAAAGGATTATTTCCAGCAGTTGGAGCAGTAAGAAATATAGGTACTAGTGTAATTATTGAAGATATCGCTTTCCCTATTGAACATATGGCAGAAGCAACACTTAAACTTCAAGAACTATTTCAAAAACATAACTATACAGAAGCTTTGATTTTTGGACATGCACTAGAAGGTAACCTTCACTTTGTATTTACTCAAGATTTCTCTACACAAGAAGAGATAAAAAGATATGATGAGTTTATGTATGATGTAACACAATTAGTTGCAGTAAATTATCAAGGTAGTTTAAAAGCAGAGCATGGAACTGGTAGAAATATGGCTGCTTTTGTTGAGTTAGAGTGGGGTGAAACTGCTTATAATATGATGAAAAATATCAAAAAACTTTTTGACCCTAATGGTATTTTAAATCCAGGCGTAATTATCAATGAAGATAAAGAGTCTCATATTAAAAACTTAAAACCACTTCCTGCTACAAATGATTTAGTTGATAAATGTATTGAGTGTGGTTTTTGTGAGCCTGTTTGTCCATCAAATGTATTAACTTTAACTCCAAGACAAAGAATTGTTATAAATAGAGAGATATCAAGACTAAATGAAGTAAATGAGACAAAAAAAGCTCAAGATTTAAAAGATTTATATCAATATGATGGAATGGAAACATGTGCAACATGTAGTTTATGTTCAACTGCCTGTCCTGTTGGAATAGATACAGGAAGTTTGACAAAATATTTAAGACATGAGCAAGTTACACCAACACAAGATAAAGTAGCAAATTTAATTACAAATAATTTCTCAGGAACACTAAGTTCAATGAGATTTGGACTAAAAGCTGCAAACTTAACACACTCAATTTTAGGTACATCAATGATGAAAAGCCTAACATCAGGTCTTAGAAAAGTATCTAATAATAAAATTCCAAGATGGAGTGAAAACTTACCTAAAGGTATAAGTGTAAATACAAGAATTGAGCAAAAAGCTAGTAATTTAAAAGTTGTTTATTTCCCTTCATGTTTAAATAGAACTATGGGATTAAGTAGTGCAAGTAAAGAGGAAAAAGAGTTATTTGATGTAACTGTTGAACTTTTAAATAAAGCAGGATATGAAATAATCTTCCCTAAAAAAATCGAGAGTTTATGTTGTGGTATGCCTTTTTCTTCAAAAGGATTTACATCTCAAGCAAATACTAAATCAAAACAGTTAGAAGAAGCTTTACTTGAAGCTAGTAATAATGCAGAGTTTCCAGTGCTTTGTGATACAAGTCCATGTGTTAAAAAAATGGTAGAAAGCTTCAAAAGTGAACTTAAAGTTTATGAACCAATTGAGTTTGCATTGGAGTATTTAGTTGATAAATTAGAGATTGAAAAAATAGATGAACCAATTGCAATTCACTCAACTTGTTCAACAAGAAAAATGGGATTACATGAAAAATTTGTAGAGTTAGGAAATATCTGTTCTACAAAAGTAATAGTTCCAGCAGATATTACTTGTTGTGGTTTTGCAGGAGATAGAGGATTTAATTATCCAGAATTAAATCAAAGTGCATTAAGAAACTTACCAAATAGTATAAAAGAAGCAAAATATGCTTTCTCTACTTCTAAAACTTGTGAAATAGGGCTTAGTGAGTATTCAGGAAAAGATTATAACTCGATTTTCTATTTATTAAATAGATGTAGTAGTGCAAAATAA
- a CDS encoding TRAP transporter large permease, which produces MIGIIMFFTALFMLLIGFPVAFTFGAVSVVFGIIAGIVEIYRYADPDMSLTSILVDGFSEGMFMFDFMPHRIWSIMNNTILMAVPMFIFMGIILQKTGLAERLLESMGFLFGEIRGGVAISTVLVGTLLAASTGVVGASVVAMGVISLPVMLKYKYNTELATGTICASGTLGQIIPPSIVLIILGDVFQVPVGDLFKAAVWPGLMLVGAYILFILVVSFVKKDMAPAIPADPSRGSKSKQVVKALIDIIPSLTLIILVLGSIFAGVATPTESAAVGCLGALLLSIMYKTFSNSTVKEAALESVKITSMVFAILIGATAFSMVFTYTGGDQLVEHFMMNLPGDEKLGFILFTMLAIFVLGFFIDFVEISYIIVPILVPIATNLDINPVWFAILIAMNLQTSFLTPPFGFSLFYLKGVVPATVRTIQIYKGVLPFIAIQIAILALLALYPELFGIQSSL; this is translated from the coding sequence ATGATTGGTATTATAATGTTTTTTACAGCATTATTTATGCTGTTGATAGGATTTCCAGTTGCTTTTACTTTTGGTGCGGTTTCTGTCGTTTTTGGAATAATTGCAGGAATTGTAGAGATATATAGATATGCAGACCCAGATATGAGTTTAACTTCTATTTTAGTAGATGGTTTTTCTGAGGGTATGTTTATGTTTGATTTTATGCCTCATAGAATTTGGTCTATTATGAACAATACAATTTTGATGGCAGTTCCTATGTTCATATTTATGGGAATTATCTTACAAAAAACAGGTCTTGCTGAAAGATTACTTGAATCTATGGGATTTTTATTTGGAGAAATAAGAGGTGGAGTTGCAATATCAACTGTGTTAGTTGGAACACTTTTAGCTGCATCAACAGGAGTGGTTGGCGCATCAGTTGTTGCAATGGGTGTTATTTCATTACCTGTAATGCTTAAGTACAAATACAACACAGAACTTGCAACAGGAACAATTTGTGCTTCTGGAACATTAGGACAAATAATTCCTCCTTCAATTGTTTTAATTATTTTAGGAGATGTTTTTCAAGTTCCAGTTGGTGATTTATTTAAAGCAGCTGTATGGCCAGGATTAATGTTAGTTGGTGCATATATTTTATTTATATTAGTTGTATCTTTTGTAAAAAAAGATATGGCTCCAGCAATACCTGCTGACCCATCAAGAGGTTCAAAGTCAAAACAAGTAGTTAAAGCATTGATTGATATTATTCCATCTTTAACACTAATTATTTTAGTATTAGGTTCAATTTTTGCAGGTGTTGCAACACCTACTGAATCAGCTGCTGTTGGATGTTTAGGTGCACTATTATTAAGTATCATGTATAAAACTTTTTCAAACTCAACTGTTAAAGAAGCAGCTTTAGAGTCTGTAAAAATTACATCAATGGTATTTGCTATATTAATTGGAGCAACGGCGTTTTCAATGGTATTTACTTATACAGGTGGAGATCAATTAGTTGAACACTTTATGATGAATTTACCAGGTGATGAGAAGTTAGGATTTATTCTATTTACAATGTTGGCAATATTTGTACTTGGATTTTTTATTGATTTTGTTGAAATTTCATACATTATCGTTCCAATTCTAGTTCCAATTGCAACAAATTTAGATATTAATCCAGTTTGGTTTGCTATACTAATAGCTATGAATTTACAAACTTCGTTCCTAACTCCACCTTTTGGTTTCTCACTATTTTATTTAAAAGGTGTAGTTCCAGCAACTGTTAGAACGATACAAATATATAAAGGTGTATTGCCATTTATTGCAATTCAAATTGCTATTTTGGCACTACTTGCTTTGTATCCAGAACTTTTTGGAATACAATCAAGCCTATAA
- the gatB gene encoding Asp-tRNA(Asn)/Glu-tRNA(Gln) amidotransferase subunit GatB — translation MFEVIIGLEVHVQLNTKSKLFCSCATSFGEAPNTNVCPTCLGLPGALPVLNKEAVHKAIMLGTALKSKINQKSIFNRKNYFYPDLPNGYQISQFEVPVVGLGELVIDFEDGTNKKIGVTRAHLENDAGKNVHAGDVSNVDLNRTGTPLLEIVSEPDMRSAEEAILYLKKLHSIVRYIGISDANMQEGSFRCDVNVSIRPKGDDKLYTRCEIKNMNSFKFIEKAIHYEVQRQIEAWEDGVYEREVVQETRLFDPEKGETRSMRGKEDAADYRYFPDPDLLPLIITDEMIEKYSKIPELPDEKKHRFINDFGIKDYDASVITAHLETADFFDEMMKEGISGKNATTWLTVELPARFGEGVNIENSPISAHTLATIVKRIEDGTISGKAAKEVLDFLMEKPENSVDSVIEELGLKQVSDDGAILEIIDGILAANQDKVEQYKSGKDKLFGFFVGQTMKASKGSANPQKVNELLKQRLS, via the coding sequence ATGTTTGAAGTAATTATAGGATTAGAAGTACATGTTCAACTAAATACTAAAAGTAAACTATTTTGTTCTTGTGCTACAAGTTTTGGAGAAGCACCAAATACAAATGTTTGTCCAACTTGTTTAGGTTTACCAGGAGCATTACCAGTTTTAAATAAAGAAGCAGTTCATAAAGCTATTATGTTAGGAACTGCACTAAAATCAAAAATTAATCAAAAATCAATTTTTAATAGAAAAAACTATTTTTATCCAGATTTACCAAATGGTTATCAAATATCTCAATTTGAAGTACCCGTTGTTGGTCTTGGTGAATTAGTTATTGATTTTGAAGATGGAACAAATAAAAAAATAGGTGTAACAAGAGCTCACTTAGAGAATGATGCAGGGAAAAATGTTCATGCAGGTGATGTTTCTAATGTTGATTTAAATAGAACAGGAACACCTCTTTTAGAAATCGTATCAGAACCAGATATGAGAAGTGCAGAAGAAGCAATTTTATATCTTAAAAAATTACACTCAATTGTAAGATATATTGGTATCAGTGATGCAAATATGCAAGAGGGTTCTTTTAGATGTGATGTAAACGTTTCTATTAGACCAAAAGGTGATGATAAGCTATATACAAGATGTGAAATCAAAAATATGAACTCATTTAAGTTTATTGAAAAAGCTATTCATTACGAAGTTCAAAGACAAATTGAAGCGTGGGAAGATGGAGTTTATGAAAGAGAAGTCGTTCAAGAAACTAGATTATTTGACCCAGAAAAAGGTGAAACACGGTCTATGAGAGGTAAAGAAGATGCTGCTGATTATAGATATTTCCCAGACCCAGATTTACTTCCTTTAATAATTACAGATGAGATGATAGAAAAATATTCAAAAATCCCTGAGTTACCAGATGAGAAAAAACATAGATTTATAAATGATTTTGGTATTAAAGATTATGATGCTTCTGTAATTACTGCACATTTAGAAACTGCAGATTTCTTTGATGAAATGATGAAAGAAGGAATCTCAGGTAAAAATGCAACAACTTGGTTAACTGTTGAGTTACCAGCAAGATTTGGTGAGGGTGTTAATATTGAAAACTCTCCTATTTCTGCACATACATTAGCAACAATAGTAAAAAGAATAGAAGATGGAACAATTTCTGGAAAAGCAGCAAAAGAAGTTTTAGATTTTTTAATGGAAAAACCAGAAAATAGTGTAGATTCTGTAATTGAAGAATTAGGATTAAAACAAGTTTCTGATGATGGTGCTATTTTAGAAATAATTGATGGAATATTAGCTGCAAATCAAGATAAAGTAGAACAATATAAATCAGGAAAAGATAAACTATTTGGATTCTTTGTTGGTCAAACAATGAAAGCATCAAAAGGTAGTGCAAATCCTCAAAAAGTAAACGAACTTTTAAAACAAAGACTATCATAA